Proteins from a genomic interval of Niabella soli DSM 19437:
- a CDS encoding helix-turn-helix transcriptional regulator — protein MAANPSKSEIILKLYSRLKQSPCTIAILEDWKEKNGFAFSSRSLYRYLDELAANLKIKGESIEVYTGEYNKKTWKLVYNKSVHDFTLTDIHTFYLTRVFIPSDILLQRRKSFQKMEAGFYEKGSKGKFEFAADTFNLKLQNSNFYEAHYTKAQQQTIDQLIWAIQNKRKLVIESLSTHVDTHFNPVATGHSILPLSLQQHRGVLHVCAYNENLKKIAVIAFDTLAAFTATNIVFNPRKYAPLLKQFFNTHFGISPNIDNHIYKITLEFANSTGGFVRQFFWHNTQQFILLKNGNTRLTLTCGINRELVGWIFQWMNNVKVQKPLLLQRMVVDLHRQCIEAYNTPAFAYYNNFLKKRKGV, from the coding sequence ATGGCGGCCAATCCTTCCAAATCTGAAATTATTCTAAAGCTGTATTCAAGGCTAAAACAATCGCCCTGTACTATTGCTATCCTTGAAGACTGGAAAGAAAAAAACGGCTTTGCATTTTCCAGCCGGTCGTTATACCGTTATCTGGATGAATTAGCTGCCAATTTAAAAATAAAAGGCGAAAGCATTGAAGTGTATACCGGCGAGTATAATAAGAAAACCTGGAAGCTGGTATACAATAAGAGTGTGCATGATTTTACGCTGACCGACATCCACACTTTTTATCTTACGCGGGTTTTTATTCCTTCTGATATTTTGTTGCAGCGAAGGAAATCCTTTCAAAAAATGGAGGCCGGGTTTTATGAAAAGGGAAGCAAAGGGAAATTTGAATTTGCTGCGGATACCTTCAACCTGAAACTGCAAAACTCCAATTTTTATGAAGCACATTACACGAAAGCGCAACAGCAAACCATTGATCAATTGATCTGGGCCATACAGAACAAACGCAAGCTGGTAATAGAATCATTAAGCACCCATGTAGATACCCATTTTAACCCCGTAGCTACAGGGCATAGCATTTTGCCACTTTCCCTGCAGCAGCACCGGGGCGTATTGCATGTATGCGCATATAATGAAAACCTAAAAAAAATAGCGGTGATCGCCTTTGATACGCTGGCCGCTTTTACAGCAACCAATATTGTTTTTAATCCCCGGAAATACGCTCCGTTACTGAAGCAGTTCTTTAATACCCATTTTGGCATCAGTCCGAATATTGATAACCACATTTATAAAATAACACTGGAATTTGCAAATAGTACCGGCGGCTTTGTGCGCCAGTTCTTCTGGCACAATACCCAGCAGTTTATCCTTTTGAAAAACGGCAACACCCGGCTAACCCTCACCTGTGGCATTAACCGCGAACTGGTGGGCTGGATCTTTCAGTGGATGAACAATGTAAAGGTTCAAAAGCCCCTGCTGCTGCAAAGGATGGTGGTAGACCTGCACCGGCAATGTATTGAGGCCTATAACACCCCTGCTTTCGCCTATTATAATAATTTTTTGAAGAAGAGAAAAGGCGTTTGA
- a CDS encoding GH3 family domain-containing protein gives MASIIDIKIPRSIASALRLPRRNAKSQQRKVLKKLLNKARFTEFGQNYHFDQIVLSRNIEKNFQKNVPIFDYNKIYNEWWIKTLEGKPDITWPGKIKYYALSSGTSEAASKYIPITEDLLKSNTINYIKQLISVFGYKQANKRSLTKDFLIIGGATNLQKGEAGWFAGDLSGILAKKRPFWFQTFYKPGGRIAAIADWNQKLNEIVDNAHKWDIGYIVGVPAWCQMCMELVIERYNLANIHEIWPNFGVFVHGGVAFEPYKKSFDKLLGRPIVYVENYLSSEGFIGYKMKEERGMQLVTNNNIFFEFVPFDNCNFDAEGSIIENPEALLIDEVEEGKEYALLMSTNAGCWRYLIGDTIKFLDKEKAEVIITGRTKHFLSLVGEHLSVENMNRAIQDANDHFNISIQEYTVEGFPYKNYFAHKWYVATADPVNKEHLITFIDDKLKEINDDYATERTSALKDVSIEVLPPETFMKFMELKGKLGSQHKFPRVMKGKMLSEWEKFLETGQL, from the coding sequence ATGGCATCCATAATAGATATTAAAATACCCCGTTCGATTGCCAGCGCACTGCGCCTTCCCAGACGCAATGCAAAATCGCAACAGCGAAAGGTGTTGAAAAAGCTATTAAACAAGGCCAGATTTACTGAATTTGGCCAGAATTATCATTTTGATCAGATCGTTTTATCGAGAAATATCGAAAAGAACTTTCAGAAGAATGTTCCCATTTTTGATTATAACAAGATCTATAACGAATGGTGGATCAAAACCCTGGAAGGCAAGCCGGATATTACCTGGCCGGGGAAGATAAAATACTATGCCCTTAGCTCGGGCACTTCTGAGGCGGCCAGTAAATACATTCCCATAACAGAAGACCTGCTGAAAAGCAATACCATTAATTATATAAAACAGCTTATCAGCGTATTTGGGTATAAACAAGCCAACAAAAGATCACTTACCAAGGATTTTTTGATCATTGGCGGAGCCACGAACCTGCAGAAAGGAGAGGCGGGGTGGTTTGCAGGCGACCTGAGCGGTATCCTGGCAAAAAAACGCCCGTTCTGGTTTCAGACCTTTTATAAACCGGGCGGCCGCATTGCGGCGATTGCCGACTGGAACCAGAAACTAAATGAAATTGTTGATAACGCCCATAAATGGGATATTGGCTATATCGTAGGCGTACCGGCCTGGTGCCAGATGTGCATGGAACTGGTTATTGAACGCTATAATCTGGCGAATATTCATGAAATATGGCCAAATTTCGGTGTTTTTGTCCACGGGGGCGTTGCCTTTGAGCCCTATAAAAAGTCCTTCGACAAATTGCTGGGCCGGCCCATTGTATACGTGGAGAACTACCTGTCGAGCGAAGGGTTTATCGGCTACAAAATGAAGGAAGAGCGTGGCATGCAGTTGGTGACCAATAATAATATCTTCTTTGAGTTCGTTCCCTTTGACAACTGTAATTTTGATGCAGAGGGTTCTATTATTGAAAATCCTGAGGCGTTGCTGATCGATGAGGTGGAAGAGGGAAAGGAATATGCCTTGCTGATGAGCACCAATGCGGGCTGCTGGCGCTACCTGATCGGGGATACGATCAAATTCCTCGACAAGGAGAAAGCCGAAGTAATTATTACCGGCAGAACCAAACACTTTTTAAGTCTGGTAGGGGAGCACCTTAGCGTGGAAAATATGAACCGGGCGATCCAGGATGCGAATGATCATTTCAACATAAGCATACAGGAATATACCGTGGAGGGATTTCCCTATAAAAATTATTTTGCACATAAATGGTATGTTGCAACGGCTGACCCGGTGAATAAAGAACACCTGATCACTTTTATCGATGACAAGCTAAAGGAGATCAATGATGACTACGCTACTGAAAGAACCAGTGCTTTAAAGGATGTTTCTATTGAAGTGCTGCCCCCGGAGACCTTTATGAAATTTATGGAGCTGAAAGGGAAATTAGGCAGCCAGCACAAATTTCCGCGGGTTATGAAAGGTAAAATGCTATCCGAGTGGGAAAAATTTTTAGAAACCGGTCAACTTTAA
- a CDS encoding LysE family translocator: MIEAFIKGLTMGVLLSLSVGPVLFSVIKHSINVGHRGGLAFVLGVSASDASLAFISNFFSQFFTSLSSHKVLISIAGSTFLVILGVYYAFFKKIRIRDRIKKTPPLFRKRDYLQLFLSGFLLNTLNPGVFIFWLTASTTFITHTINERIVIFVTCLLFVLGTDIAKVMLANNIRNRLTPRNIHLLNRINGFVLMCFGVALVIRLLV; encoded by the coding sequence ATGATTGAGGCCTTTATAAAAGGATTGACCATGGGGGTGTTGCTCAGCCTTTCAGTAGGGCCGGTGCTTTTCTCAGTTATTAAACACAGCATTAATGTGGGACACCGGGGCGGCTTGGCCTTTGTGCTGGGGGTTTCCGCAAGCGATGCTTCCCTTGCTTTTATCAGCAACTTTTTTTCGCAGTTTTTTACTTCGCTCAGCTCGCACAAAGTTTTGATCAGTATTGCGGGCAGCACTTTTTTGGTTATACTGGGCGTATACTATGCTTTTTTTAAAAAAATAAGGATCCGCGACCGTATAAAAAAAACACCCCCGCTTTTTCGTAAACGGGACTACCTGCAACTGTTTCTTTCGGGTTTTCTTTTAAATACGCTGAACCCCGGGGTCTTTATTTTTTGGCTGACAGCTTCCACCACTTTTATCACACACACAATTAATGAGCGTATTGTGATTTTTGTAACGTGTTTATTATTTGTTTTGGGGACCGATATCGCTAAGGTGATGCTGGCTAATAATATCCGCAACCGGCTTACGCCGCGAAATATTCATCTGCTGAACCGCATCAACGGGTTTGTGCTGATGTGTTTCGGGGTAGCATTGGTGATTCGGTTATTGGTTTAA
- the mtgA gene encoding monofunctional biosynthetic peptidoglycan transglycosylase yields MKLIKRIWKWGLRLFVVLFIGQLIYIVVLKWVAPPITLTQIGSVLSGRGFHNKNMPSSAVSENARLAVIASEDQLFPDHNGFDWKSIQKAMEYNRKKPGRVRGASTISQQTAKNVFLWQGRSWIRKGLETYFTFMIENIWGKKRILEVYLNVAEMGKGIFGIETAAQTYFNKPAKELTQYEAAAIAAILPNPLKLNVKPMSPYVSSRARAIVQQMNFLRPDRDIQRIIQAN; encoded by the coding sequence ATGAAACTTATTAAACGGATATGGAAGTGGGGCCTTCGGTTATTTGTTGTTCTTTTTATTGGACAACTTATTTATATTGTTGTATTGAAGTGGGTAGCCCCTCCCATCACCCTGACCCAGATAGGAAGCGTTCTTTCCGGGAGAGGGTTCCACAATAAAAACATGCCCTCCTCGGCAGTATCAGAAAATGCACGCCTGGCCGTAATTGCATCGGAAGACCAGTTGTTTCCGGATCATAACGGGTTCGACTGGAAGAGTATTCAAAAAGCGATGGAGTACAACAGGAAAAAGCCCGGCCGGGTGCGTGGGGCCAGTACGATCAGCCAGCAAACGGCAAAAAATGTTTTTTTATGGCAGGGCCGGAGCTGGATCCGGAAAGGGTTGGAAACGTATTTTACTTTTATGATCGAAAACATCTGGGGAAAAAAAAGGATCCTGGAAGTGTACCTGAACGTAGCAGAAATGGGTAAGGGGATATTCGGGATCGAAACAGCAGCGCAAACCTATTTTAATAAGCCGGCAAAGGAACTGACGCAATATGAAGCCGCAGCAATAGCCGCCATTCTTCCCAATCCTTTAAAACTCAATGTCAAACCCATGTCGCCCTATGTTTCTTCCCGGGCACGGGCTATTGTACAACAAATGAATTTTTTAAGACCCGACCGGGACATTCAGCGCATCATTCAGGCAAATTAA
- a CDS encoding LytR/AlgR family response regulator transcription factor: MNVKGPLICLLVDDNKVARLTLKKILRNLGTVEVVGECENALDAKVFLEDNHVDILFLDVEMPEMSGLELLRLLPRRPHTILTTAKKSYAVEAFELNVVDYLVKPFTLSRVLAAMDKVQELIKFKQSHQTKAISAQQLFIKENKVIRKINLDDILWMEAKGDYVQFNLPGKSYMVHGSLKAIEDKFSSDKFIRVHRSYIIAIDKVEYIEDRLVYIKNQPIPVSESYKDLLLSKLDLL; this comes from the coding sequence ATGAATGTGAAAGGCCCTCTGATATGCTTATTGGTTGATGACAATAAAGTAGCCCGGCTTACTTTAAAAAAAATTCTTAGAAACTTAGGTACGGTAGAGGTGGTAGGCGAATGTGAAAATGCATTGGATGCAAAGGTGTTCCTGGAGGATAATCATGTGGACATCCTGTTTTTGGATGTGGAAATGCCCGAAATGAGCGGTTTGGAATTGCTGCGGTTATTACCCCGGCGCCCGCACACCATTTTAACCACAGCAAAAAAAAGTTACGCAGTTGAGGCATTTGAGCTGAACGTAGTGGATTACCTGGTAAAGCCCTTTACATTGTCCAGGGTACTGGCCGCGATGGATAAAGTGCAGGAATTAATAAAATTTAAACAATCGCACCAAACAAAAGCGATAAGCGCACAGCAGCTTTTTATTAAGGAAAACAAGGTGATCCGGAAGATCAATCTGGATGATATTTTATGGATGGAAGCCAAAGGGGACTATGTACAGTTTAACCTGCCCGGCAAATCGTATATGGTGCATGGAAGTCTTAAAGCGATAGAGGATAAGTTTTCGTCGGATAAGTTTATTCGCGTACACCGCAGTTATATTATTGCAATTGACAAAGTGGAATATATTGAAGACCGTTTGGTGTATATTAAAAATCAGCCCATACCGGTATCTGAGAGTTATAAAGATTTATTACTTTCGAAATTGGATCTTTTATAA
- the atpA gene encoding F0F1 ATP synthase subunit alpha has product MPEIKPDEISAILREQLSNFNAQADLEEIGTVLQVGDGIARVYGLGNVRYGELVEFEDGVRAIALNLEEDNVGVVLMGEGKDIKEGSKVRRTNQIASIKVGEGMSGRVVNTLGQPIDGKGPLAGELYEMPLERKAPGVIFREPVKEPLQTGIKAIDAMIPIGRGQRELIIGDRQTGKTAIAIDTIINQKEFFKAGKPVYCIYVAIGQKASTIAGVMKTLEDNGAMEYTTIVAASASDPAPLQFYAPFAGAAIGEFFRDTGRPALIIYDDLSKQAVAYREVSLLLRRPPGREAYPGDVFYLHSRLLERAAKVINNDEIVKTMNDLPASIKHLVKGGGSLTALPIIETQAGDVSAYIPTNVISITDGQIFLESSLFLSGIRPAINVGISVSRVGGNAQIKSMKKVAGTLKLDQALYRELEAFSKFGGDLDAATKNVIDKGARNVEILKQAQYSPYPVEKQVAIIYLGTNGLIKDVPVNRVKEFEEQFLLEMENKYPEVLGEFKKGNLPDEGLKQMVDLANAIIPQYKK; this is encoded by the coding sequence ATGCCGGAAATAAAACCAGACGAAATAAGTGCCATCCTAAGGGAGCAGCTCAGCAATTTTAATGCTCAGGCCGATTTAGAGGAAATAGGTACCGTATTACAGGTGGGTGATGGTATCGCCCGTGTGTATGGCCTTGGAAATGTAAGGTATGGTGAGTTGGTGGAGTTTGAAGACGGCGTACGCGCCATTGCCCTGAACCTTGAAGAAGATAATGTGGGCGTGGTATTAATGGGTGAAGGAAAAGACATTAAAGAAGGTTCCAAAGTGCGTCGTACCAACCAGATCGCCTCTATTAAAGTGGGCGAAGGGATGAGCGGCCGTGTGGTAAACACATTGGGGCAGCCCATTGATGGAAAAGGGCCCCTTGCCGGAGAATTGTATGAAATGCCGTTGGAGCGTAAAGCGCCCGGGGTAATTTTCCGGGAGCCGGTAAAAGAACCGCTGCAAACCGGTATCAAGGCGATTGATGCCATGATCCCCATCGGCCGTGGCCAGCGGGAACTGATCATTGGCGACCGCCAGACTGGTAAAACAGCCATCGCGATCGATACGATCATCAACCAGAAAGAATTTTTCAAAGCAGGAAAACCTGTTTATTGTATTTATGTAGCCATCGGGCAAAAAGCTTCTACCATTGCAGGCGTTATGAAAACCCTGGAAGACAATGGCGCAATGGAATATACTACCATCGTTGCAGCTTCTGCTTCTGATCCGGCTCCGCTGCAGTTCTACGCGCCGTTTGCGGGTGCTGCTATCGGAGAATTCTTCCGTGATACCGGCCGCCCTGCACTGATCATTTATGATGATCTTTCCAAACAGGCCGTAGCATATCGTGAAGTATCCCTGTTATTACGTCGCCCACCGGGCCGTGAGGCATACCCGGGTGACGTATTCTACCTGCACAGCCGTTTACTGGAGAGAGCGGCGAAAGTGATCAACAACGACGAGATCGTTAAGACCATGAATGACCTGCCTGCTTCCATCAAACATCTGGTAAAAGGCGGTGGATCCTTAACGGCATTGCCGATCATCGAAACCCAGGCGGGTGACGTATCAGCCTATATCCCCACTAACGTAATCTCTATCACCGACGGTCAGATCTTCCTGGAATCTTCCTTATTCCTTTCGGGTATCCGTCCTGCGATCAACGTAGGTATTTCGGTAAGCCGTGTGGGAGGTAATGCACAGATCAAATCCATGAAAAAGGTTGCCGGTACGCTGAAGCTGGACCAGGCACTGTACCGTGAGTTGGAAGCCTTCTCTAAATTCGGGGGCGACCTGGATGCGGCTACTAAAAACGTAATCGACAAAGGAGCCCGTAACGTGGAGATTTTGAAGCAAGCGCAATATTCTCCTTACCCGGTAGAAAAACAGGTAGCGATCATTTACCTGGGTACCAACGGTCTGATCAAAGATGTACCGGTGAACCGGGTGAAGGAATTCGAAGAGCAGTTCCTGCTGGAAATGGAGAACAAATACCCCGAAGTTTTAGGCGAATTCAAAAAAGGAAACCTTCCTGATGAGGGACTGAAGCAAATGGTGGATTTGGCCAATGCGATCATTCCCCAGTATAAAAAATAA
- a CDS encoding 4a-hydroxytetrahydrobiopterin dehydratase, with the protein MWEEKDNTLYRKFEFSNFNEAFGFMTRVALVAEKMDHHPTWTNTYNKVEFWLSTHDAGDIVTEKDRKLAKKIDSCL; encoded by the coding sequence ATGTGGGAAGAAAAAGACAATACATTATACCGCAAGTTTGAATTTAGTAACTTCAATGAGGCTTTTGGCTTTATGACCCGGGTGGCACTGGTTGCCGAAAAAATGGACCACCACCCTACCTGGACGAACACCTATAACAAAGTGGAGTTCTGGCTCTCTACACATGACGCCGGGGATATTGTTACAGAAAAGGATAGGAAACTGGCAAAAAAGATCGATAGTTGCCTGTAA
- a CDS encoding IPExxxVDY family protein, with protein MATVKLSLNTDQITEEFFEDTKLLGIVTTVKDYKFCWNLNNLLELDFRINHEIEIKLKRKRRLYFFSVYEYRDPNSSLCHYLYNNLHDGEFLLPEFKHLDFLWLMKNDTVTDDYLEQVKAWLREIPGVQLITELTNEKIKNKDYLIF; from the coding sequence ATGGCTACCGTAAAATTATCTTTAAATACAGATCAGATCACCGAGGAGTTTTTTGAAGACACAAAACTACTGGGTATTGTAACTACGGTAAAAGATTATAAATTTTGCTGGAACCTGAACAATCTTTTAGAGCTGGATTTCCGGATCAACCATGAAATTGAGATCAAATTAAAACGCAAACGCCGCCTGTATTTTTTCTCGGTCTACGAATATCGCGACCCCAACAGTTCCCTTTGCCATTATTTGTATAATAACCTTCATGACGGGGAGTTTTTATTGCCCGAATTTAAGCACCTCGATTTTTTATGGCTGATGAAGAACGATACGGTAACGGACGACTACCTGGAACAGGTAAAAGCATGGCTGCGGGAGATCCCCGGCGTGCAACTGATTACCGAGCTTACGAACGAAAAGATTAAAAATAAGGATTACCTCATTTTTTAA
- a CDS encoding MauE/DoxX family redox-associated membrane protein has protein sequence MKIVKQIVFTLFALVFLNAGLSKFFHYMPAPEMTPEQMELMGAVVKIKWLMPLTGTIEILGGLLVIFPKTRALGALVILPVMTGILVHGITLAPDTIVLAGTLMLINIWMILDNYKRYRPILA, from the coding sequence ATGAAAATCGTCAAACAAATCGTTTTTACACTTTTTGCCCTGGTATTCCTCAACGCAGGGCTTAGCAAATTCTTCCATTATATGCCGGCGCCGGAAATGACGCCCGAGCAAATGGAACTAATGGGGGCTGTAGTAAAAATAAAATGGCTGATGCCCTTAACCGGAACCATAGAAATTTTGGGCGGCCTGTTGGTTATTTTTCCTAAAACAAGAGCATTGGGCGCGCTGGTTATTTTACCGGTGATGACGGGCATATTGGTGCATGGGATTACCCTGGCCCCTGATACTATTGTGCTCGCCGGAACATTGATGCTTATTAATATATGGATGATCCTTGATAATTATAAAAGATACCGGCCGATACTCGCATAA
- a CDS encoding sugar phosphate isomerase/epimerase family protein has product MANSFPLGVQLWSVKNDLAKEVDATLKAISDMGFSVVEAAGYDPESRTIFGMAPKIFRNKLEHFGLNLVSVHAPVSPENIGRILDDFAFTGIKYLVCSMYPDANRLPDDYRRIAEQYNHIGLAAKAAGIQFGYHNHHFEFEPLRGEKPLEILLNNTDPEGVVFEMDMGWVVQSGNDPLEFIRNYPGRFPLWHLRDVDQGKQSVNAGEGIVDFQSLFQHKKEAGFVYGIIETPSAAINGLERIAACYKYFEKQQR; this is encoded by the coding sequence ATGGCAAATAGTTTTCCATTAGGCGTGCAGCTCTGGTCTGTAAAAAACGATCTGGCCAAAGAGGTGGATGCCACGCTGAAAGCCATATCAGATATGGGTTTCAGCGTAGTGGAAGCAGCCGGTTATGATCCGGAAAGCCGGACCATTTTTGGTATGGCTCCTAAAATATTCCGGAATAAACTGGAGCATTTTGGTTTAAACCTGGTAAGTGTGCACGCTCCGGTATCGCCTGAAAATATCGGGCGCATATTAGATGATTTTGCTTTTACCGGGATAAAATACCTGGTTTGTTCCATGTACCCCGATGCAAACCGCCTGCCGGATGACTACCGCAGGATAGCGGAACAATACAACCATATAGGGCTTGCAGCAAAGGCGGCGGGCATCCAATTCGGATACCACAATCATCATTTTGAATTTGAGCCGCTGCGCGGGGAAAAGCCCCTTGAGATTTTATTAAATAATACCGATCCGGAGGGGGTTGTTTTTGAAATGGATATGGGTTGGGTGGTTCAGTCGGGAAACGATCCGCTTGAATTTATCAGGAATTATCCCGGCCGCTTCCCCCTGTGGCATTTACGGGATGTGGATCAAGGAAAGCAATCAGTGAATGCGGGGGAAGGCATCGTTGATTTTCAATCCTTGTTTCAGCACAAAAAAGAGGCAGGTTTTGTGTATGGAATTATAGAAACCCCATCAGCCGCCATCAATGGTTTAGAGCGGATAGCTGCTTGTTATAAATATTTTGAAAAACAGCAACGATAG
- a CDS encoding Gfo/Idh/MocA family protein, whose translation MKRRKFIGQSAMGALAFTIVPRSVLGGRGYVAPSDRINLGYIGNGKQSYGLVNSINGPKETLVLAACDVHSKKLDHFIELAKKANEKKVATEVKGYKHYRELLERKDIDAVVIATPDHWHAQVAIDAAKAGKDIYCEKPLSLTIAEGRAMVNATRKYKRVFQTGSMQRSSYNFRQAAELVSNGYIGKISEINVSVGEPVKQCDLPTQPTPDYIDWDLWIGPSFYRGYNAILAPELEAKEWAWWRGYAGFGGGYITDWGAHMFDIVQWALGMDQSGPVKFIPPPQPGAKEGLSFVYANGIRVNHKNWGQGNAIQFIGDKGKIEVSRGFLRTTPENLAQLKFKTGDKRLYFSDNHYQDWVNAIKKRSKPICDVEVGHRTATVCNAVNIAYQLQRELKWDPAKEAFDNEYANMMRSRPYRGPWDFTKF comes from the coding sequence ATGAAAAGAAGAAAATTTATCGGCCAGTCGGCCATGGGTGCGTTGGCCTTTACGATTGTGCCCCGATCTGTTTTAGGCGGACGGGGATATGTAGCCCCCAGCGATCGCATCAACCTGGGTTATATTGGAAATGGCAAACAATCCTACGGGCTGGTAAACTCCATCAACGGGCCCAAAGAAACGTTGGTACTGGCCGCATGCGATGTGCACAGCAAAAAACTGGACCATTTTATTGAGCTGGCTAAAAAAGCCAATGAAAAAAAAGTAGCAACAGAAGTAAAGGGATATAAACATTACCGCGAACTGTTGGAGCGAAAAGATATTGACGCGGTTGTTATTGCCACACCCGATCACTGGCATGCACAGGTTGCCATTGATGCAGCCAAAGCCGGGAAGGATATTTATTGCGAAAAACCTTTGTCGCTAACGATTGCCGAAGGGCGCGCAATGGTAAACGCAACACGGAAATATAAACGGGTCTTTCAAACGGGCAGTATGCAACGCTCGTCCTATAACTTCCGCCAGGCAGCAGAGTTGGTCAGCAACGGCTATATTGGCAAGATCAGCGAGATCAATGTTTCTGTAGGCGAACCCGTAAAACAATGTGATCTTCCCACACAACCCACTCCTGATTATATTGACTGGGACCTGTGGATCGGCCCCTCTTTTTACCGGGGGTATAATGCCATACTGGCTCCGGAACTGGAAGCCAAAGAATGGGCCTGGTGGCGCGGCTATGCTGGTTTTGGCGGTGGTTATATTACTGACTGGGGCGCCCACATGTTTGACATTGTACAATGGGCATTAGGCATGGATCAGTCCGGCCCGGTAAAATTTATTCCACCCCCTCAGCCCGGGGCCAAGGAAGGACTTTCATTCGTATATGCCAATGGCATACGAGTGAACCATAAAAACTGGGGCCAGGGCAATGCCATCCAGTTTATCGGTGATAAAGGAAAGATCGAGGTAAGCAGGGGCTTCCTGCGGACCACTCCGGAAAACCTGGCGCAATTGAAATTTAAAACAGGTGATAAACGTTTATACTTTAGCGATAACCACTACCAGGATTGGGTGAACGCCATAAAGAAACGCTCCAAACCTATTTGCGACGTAGAAGTAGGCCATCGCACCGCTACGGTTTGTAATGCAGTAAATATTGCCTATCAACTACAGCGGGAATTAAAATGGGATCCGGCAAAAGAGGCGTTTGATAATGAATACGCTAACATGATGCGCAGCAGACCCTACCGCGGGCCCTGGGATTTTACAAAATTCTAG